In a genomic window of Molothrus ater isolate BHLD 08-10-18 breed brown headed cowbird chromosome 17, BPBGC_Mater_1.1, whole genome shotgun sequence:
- the TM9SF4 gene encoding transmembrane 9 superfamily member 4 translates to MAIGPAANRAPLPVTSAPTRGSKMAASAAMERLRCVLGLLLLLHSTDSFYVPGVAPINFHRNDPVEIKAVKLTSSRTQLPYEYYSLPFCQPSKITYKAENLGEVLRGDRIVNTPFQVSMNVEKKCEVLCNFPNKPVTLTVEQSKLIAERIREDYYVHLIADNLPVATRLEFYSNREEEEKKKEKDVQFEHGYRLGFMDGNKFYLHNHLSFILYYHREDVEESQEHTYRVVRFEVIPQSIKLEDLKADEKSMCTLPEATGSAPQEIDPTKENQLLFTYSVHWEESDIKWASRWDTYLTMSDVQIHWFSIINSVVVVFFLSGILSMIIIRTLRKDIANYNKEDDIEDTMEESGWKLVHGDVFRPPQYPMILSSLLGSGIQLFCMILIVIFVAMLGMLSPSSRGALMTTACFLFMFMGVFGGFFAGRLYRTLKGHRWKKGAFCTATLYPGVVFGICFVLNCFIWGKHSSGAVPFPTMVALLCMWFGISLPLVYLGYYFGFRKQPYDNPVRTNQIPRQIPEQRWYMNKFVGILMAGILPFGAMFIELFFIFSAIWENQFYYLFGFLFLVFIILVVSCSQISIVMVYFQLCAEDYRWWWRTFLVSGGSAFYVLIYAVFYFVNKLDIVEFIPSLLYFGYTALMVLSFWLLTGTIGFYAAYMFVRKIYAAVKID, encoded by the exons gaaaggctgagatGTGTGCTGGGTCTGCTGTTGTTGTTGCACAGCACAGACTCATTCTATGTACCTGGGGTGGCTCCCATCAACTTCCACCGCAATGACCCCGTAGAAATAAAG GCTGTGAAGCTGACGAGCTCCCGGACCCAGCTGCCCTACGAGTACTACTCACTGcccttctgccagcccagcaagATCACCTACAAGGCTGAGAACCTCG gtgAGGTTCTTCGAGGGGACCGAATTGTAAATACACCTTTCCAGGTTTCCATGAATGTGGAGAAGAAATGTGAAGTTCTGTGCAACTTTCCCAACAAGCCAGTGACTCTGACAGTGGAGCAGAGCAAGCTCATCGCCGAGCGCATCAGGGAGGATTACTACGTCCACCT CATTGCTGATAACCTCCCTGTGGCAACACGGCTGGAGTTTTATTCCAATcgtgaggaagaggagaagaagaaggagaaggatgtGCAGTTCGAGCATGGATATAGGCTTGGCTTTATGGACGGTAACAAG TTCTACCTGCACAACCACCTCTCCTTCATCCTTTACTACCACAGAGAGGATGTGGAAGAGAGCCAGGAGCACACCTACAGGGTGGTGCGCTTTGAGGTGATTCCCCAAAGCATTAAACTGGAAG ACTTGAAGGCTGATGAGAAGAGCATGTGCACCCTGCCTGAAGCCACGGGCTCTGCCCCTCAGGAAATAGATCCTACTAAAGAGAACCAGTTGCTCTTCACCTACTCTGTGCACTGGGAG GAAAGTGACATTAAGTGGGCTTCCCGCTGGGACACGTACCTGACCATGAGTGACGTGCAGATCCACTGGTTTTCTATCATTAACTCGGTTGTGGTTGTCTTTTTCCTGTCAG GGATTCTCAGCATGATCATCATCCGGACTCTGCGGAAGGACATTGCCAACTACAACAAAGAAGATGACATT GAAGATACTATGGAGGAATCTGGTTGGAAACTTGTGCATGGAGATGTCTTCAGGCCTCCACAGTATCCTATGATCCTCAGCTCTCTCCTGGGTTCTGGAATTCAGCTCTTCTGTATGATCCTGATTGTCATCT TTGTTGCTATGCTGGGGATGCTGTCGCCTTCGAGCCGGGGCGCGCTGATGACAACTGCCTGCTTCCTCTTCATGTTCATGGG GGTTTTTGGTGGATTCTTTGCTGGCCGCTTATACCGGACTCTGAAAGGCCATCGATGGAAGAAGGGAGCCTTTTGT ACAGCGACGCTGTACCCGGGCGTTGTCTTTGGCATCTGCTTTGTCCTCAACTGCTTCATCTGGGGGAAACACTCCTCTGGTGCG GTGCCTTTCCCTACCATGGTGGCCTTGCTCTGCATGTGGTTTGGGATCTCCTTGCCCTTGGTCTACCTGGGTTACTACTTTGGATTTCGCAAGCAGCCCTATGACAATCCTGTACGGACAAATCAGATTCCCAGGCAGATCCCGGAGCAGAGGTGGTATATGAACAAATTTGTGGG GATCCTCATGGCTGGTATTCTGCCTTTTGGAGCCATGTTCATTGAACTGTTCTTCATTTTCAGT GCAATCTGGGAGAACCAGTTCTATTACCTTTTCGGCTTCCTCTTCCTGGTGTTTATAATTCTGGTGGTATCCTGCTCCCAGATCAGCATTGTCATGGTGtatttccagctctgtgctgag GATTACCGCTGGTGGTGGAGGACCTTCCTGGTGTCTGGAGGATCTGCCTTCTACGTGCTGATCTATGCTGTCTTCTACTTTGTGAACAAG CTGGATATTGTTGAGTTCATTCCCTCCTTACTGTACTTTGGCTACACTGCCCTCATGGTCCTGTCCTTCTGGCTCCTGACGGGCACCATTGGCTTCTACGCAGCCTACATGTTTGTGAGGAAGATCTACGCCGCCGTGAAAATCGACTGA